In a single window of the Saccharothrix australiensis genome:
- a CDS encoding PucR family transcriptional regulator, which produces MSSSAEVLPTLSRETLRTLQRASGDLATASVAEMEARLPWFRRMPADQRAGVLLLIQNGVAGFVSWLHDPQQAIRLTAEAFRSAPKDISRWVSLRQTVELVRIALELFEQLLPKLAADEAERALLTEGVLRYGREIAFSAATSYAAAAEARGAWDARLEALVVDGIVRGDAEESLLSRATALGWDPAAEATVLVGNPPSDDPPAVVFEVRSRAARISRPVLLSVQGSRLVVVLGGETETGDALVRLADAFGAGPVVAGPSVSSLAEAHRSAGDALSGLRAVVGWPAAPRPVRSLDLLPERALAGDPEAEWQLVDRVARPLEEAGGALLETVDAFLEVGGVLEACARKLFVHPNTVRYRLRRATELTGRNANDPRDALVLRVALSVGRLARARGLW; this is translated from the coding sequence ATGAGCAGCTCAGCCGAGGTGTTGCCCACGCTGTCGCGGGAGACGCTGCGCACCTTGCAGCGGGCCTCCGGGGACCTCGCCACGGCCAGCGTCGCCGAGATGGAGGCCCGCCTGCCCTGGTTCCGGCGGATGCCCGCCGACCAGCGGGCGGGCGTGCTGCTGCTGATCCAGAACGGGGTCGCCGGGTTCGTCTCCTGGCTGCACGACCCGCAGCAGGCCATCCGCCTCACGGCCGAGGCGTTCCGGTCCGCGCCCAAGGACATCTCGCGCTGGGTCAGCCTGCGCCAGACCGTCGAGCTGGTGCGCATCGCCCTGGAGCTGTTCGAGCAGCTGCTGCCGAAGCTGGCCGCCGACGAGGCCGAACGCGCGCTGCTCACCGAGGGCGTGCTCCGGTACGGGCGGGAGATCGCCTTCTCGGCCGCCACCTCCTACGCGGCGGCGGCGGAGGCCCGCGGCGCGTGGGACGCCCGGCTGGAGGCGCTGGTGGTGGACGGGATCGTCCGCGGCGACGCCGAGGAGTCGCTGCTGTCGCGCGCCACCGCGCTGGGCTGGGACCCGGCGGCCGAGGCGACGGTCCTGGTGGGCAACCCGCCGTCGGACGACCCGCCCGCGGTGGTCTTCGAGGTGCGCAGCCGGGCGGCCCGGATCTCCCGGCCGGTGCTGCTGAGCGTGCAGGGTTCCCGGCTGGTGGTCGTGCTCGGCGGCGAGACGGAGACCGGGGACGCGCTGGTGCGGCTGGCGGACGCGTTCGGCGCGGGACCGGTGGTGGCGGGACCGTCCGTGTCGAGCCTCGCCGAGGCGCACCGCAGCGCGGGCGACGCCCTGTCGGGGCTGCGGGCCGTCGTCGGCTGGCCGGCCGCGCCCCGGCCGGTGCGGTCGCTGGACCTGCTGCCGGAGCGGGCGCTGGCCGGCGACCCCGAGGCCGAGTGGCAGCTGGTGGACCGGGTGGCGCGGCCCCTGGAGGAGGCGGGCGGCGCGCTGCTGGAGACGGTCGACGCGTTCCTGGAGGTGGGTGGCGTGCTGGAGGCGTGCGCGCGGAAGCTGTTCGTCCACCCGAACACGGTCCGCTACCGGCTGCGGCGCGCGACGGAGCTCACCGGGAGGAACGCGAACGACCCCCGTGACGCGCTGGTGCTCCGGGTCGCGCTGTCGGTCGGCAGGCTCGCGCGGGCTCGCGGGTTGTGGTGA
- the lanKC gene encoding class III lanthionine synthetase LanKC — MDLRYEAYCFADRLFYDVQSSTKTADDDFSRVLPPLSEDWSQTDLTIWRYLQPAGAEVPRQGWKIHVSATVRNAGEVLLTAYDYLVEHRIPFKYLRTRSIVLARNSKYAPREASGKLITIYPADDDQLETVLRDLDALLGGKPGAYILSDLRYGRGPLFVRYGGFVEQWLEVDGKRVLAIGGPTGELVPDQRKPTFWVPDWITLPRCLEEHLAARKAGDAESFPYRVTQSLHFSNGGGVYRATRKSDGAQVVLKEARPHAGLDRENVDAVARLRREHAILTRLAGVPGVPEVYEHFTAWEHEFVAMQPVPGRPIGQWLGQHYPLTHHEVGDLAAYAARAMAVVAAVERIIADVHGRGVVFSDLHPLNVLVDDDDSVSLIDFELAFPVEEDRKPTLGSPGFQAPPDRSGFEIDEYALAALRLYVFLPLNAVVELAPVKLRTHVEFIRRRFDLPDEYCEGILATLTPRVDPPAPVVTALDEPEPDWEVVRKSVAAAILASATPHRADRLFPGDVEQFEVGGACFAYGAAGVLHALDAAGEGRYPEHERWLLDSLRRDPPKEVGFFTGAHGIAHVLENFGYHDEADELVRAYAEIVPATRDHGLKSGLAGVALNLLHFADARDDEAHAARAAGLGDRLAAMLADAPPPGDKARAGLLHGWSGPALLFVRLHERTGDRRWLAEAERALERDLAECMTALDGSTQVRDGNFRTLPYVGVGSAGIALVLAEFARVAPDAPCSARLPELVGGLTGEFVIQPALMLGRAGLLAALVHGGGPRAAVDRHLAALSWHAVPYQEGLAFPGIQLRRLSMDLNTGGAGVLMALATATSGAPVLPFLRTPAPPGRSQ, encoded by the coding sequence GTGGACCTCCGCTATGAGGCTTACTGCTTCGCGGACCGCCTCTTCTACGACGTGCAAAGCTCGACGAAAACCGCGGACGACGATTTTTCGCGAGTGCTCCCGCCGTTGTCGGAAGACTGGTCGCAGACTGATCTCACGATCTGGCGCTACCTCCAGCCCGCCGGCGCGGAGGTGCCCCGCCAGGGCTGGAAGATCCACGTGTCGGCCACCGTGCGCAACGCCGGCGAGGTCCTGCTGACCGCCTACGACTACCTGGTCGAGCACCGCATCCCGTTCAAGTACCTGCGCACCCGGTCGATCGTGCTGGCGCGCAACTCGAAGTACGCGCCGCGCGAGGCCAGCGGCAAGCTCATCACGATCTACCCGGCCGACGACGACCAGCTCGAAACCGTCCTGCGCGACCTCGACGCCCTGCTGGGGGGCAAGCCCGGCGCGTACATCCTCAGCGACCTGCGGTACGGCCGGGGACCGCTGTTCGTGCGGTACGGCGGATTCGTCGAGCAGTGGCTGGAGGTCGACGGCAAGCGCGTCCTGGCGATCGGGGGCCCCACCGGCGAACTCGTGCCCGACCAGCGCAAACCCACGTTCTGGGTACCGGACTGGATCACCCTGCCCCGGTGCCTGGAGGAGCACCTGGCCGCGCGGAAGGCCGGTGACGCGGAGTCGTTCCCCTACCGGGTGACCCAGTCGCTGCACTTCTCCAACGGCGGCGGCGTGTACCGGGCGACCCGCAAGTCCGACGGCGCGCAGGTGGTGCTCAAGGAAGCCCGCCCGCACGCCGGGCTGGACCGGGAGAACGTCGACGCGGTGGCGCGGCTGCGCCGGGAGCACGCGATCCTCACCCGGCTCGCGGGCGTGCCGGGCGTGCCCGAGGTGTACGAGCACTTCACCGCGTGGGAGCACGAGTTCGTCGCGATGCAGCCGGTGCCCGGCCGCCCGATCGGGCAGTGGCTGGGGCAGCACTACCCGCTCACCCACCACGAGGTCGGCGACCTCGCCGCGTACGCCGCGCGGGCGATGGCGGTCGTCGCGGCCGTGGAGCGGATCATCGCCGACGTGCACGGGCGCGGCGTGGTGTTCAGCGACCTGCACCCGCTCAACGTGCTGGTGGACGACGACGACTCGGTGTCCCTGATCGACTTCGAGCTGGCGTTCCCGGTCGAGGAGGACCGCAAGCCGACGCTGGGCTCCCCCGGTTTCCAGGCGCCGCCGGACCGCTCCGGGTTCGAGATCGACGAGTACGCGCTGGCCGCGCTGCGGCTGTACGTGTTCCTGCCGCTCAACGCGGTGGTCGAACTCGCGCCCGTGAAGCTGCGCACCCACGTGGAGTTCATCCGCCGCCGGTTCGACCTGCCCGACGAGTACTGCGAGGGCATCCTCGCCACCCTGACCCCGCGCGTGGACCCGCCCGCGCCGGTCGTCACGGCGCTGGACGAGCCGGAGCCGGACTGGGAGGTCGTCCGCAAGTCCGTCGCCGCCGCGATCCTGGCCTCCGCCACGCCGCACCGCGCGGACCGGCTGTTCCCCGGCGACGTCGAGCAGTTCGAGGTGGGCGGCGCGTGCTTCGCCTACGGCGCGGCCGGTGTGCTGCACGCGCTGGACGCGGCGGGCGAGGGCCGCTACCCGGAGCACGAGCGGTGGCTGCTGGACTCGCTGCGCCGCGACCCGCCGAAGGAGGTCGGGTTCTTCACCGGTGCGCACGGGATCGCGCACGTGCTGGAGAACTTCGGCTACCACGACGAGGCCGACGAGCTGGTCCGCGCGTACGCCGAGATCGTGCCCGCCACCAGGGACCACGGGCTCAAGTCCGGGCTGGCGGGCGTCGCCCTGAACCTGCTGCACTTCGCGGACGCCCGCGACGACGAGGCGCACGCCGCGCGGGCCGCCGGGCTCGGCGACCGGCTGGCGGCGATGCTCGCGGACGCGCCGCCACCCGGCGACAAGGCCCGCGCGGGCCTGTTGCACGGCTGGTCCGGACCGGCGCTGCTGTTCGTCCGGCTGCACGAGCGGACGGGCGACCGGCGGTGGCTGGCCGAGGCCGAGCGCGCCCTGGAGCGCGACCTGGCCGAGTGCATGACCGCACTGGACGGCTCGACGCAGGTCCGCGACGGCAACTTCCGCACCCTGCCGTACGTGGGCGTGGGCAGCGCGGGCATCGCGCTGGTGCTCGCCGAGTTCGCGCGGGTCGCGCCGGACGCGCCGTGCTCGGCCCGGCTGCCCGAGCTGGTCGGCGGCCTCACCGGCGAGTTCGTCATCCAGCCCGCGCTGATGCTCGGCCGGGCGGGCCTGCTGGCCGCGCTCGTGCACGGCGGCGGCCCGCGCGCGGCCGTCGACCGGCACCTGGCGGCGCTGTCCTGGCACGCCGTGCCCTACCAGGAGGGCCTGGCGTTCCCCGGCATCCAGCTGCGCCGGCTGTCGATGGACCTCAACACCGGTGGCGCGGGCGTGCTGATGGCGCTCGCGACCGCCACGAGCGGAGCACCCGTGCTGCCGTTCCTCCGGACCCCGGCCCCTCCGGGTCGGTCGCAGTAA
- a CDS encoding beta-ketoacyl-ACP synthase III has protein sequence MTSLAAHTGTAGTRILGLGSYQPETIVSNHDLAQTMDTSDEWIRERVGIVNRRFAKPDEKLVDMAIEAGAKAVADAGLTPSEIDAVLVATCTMPSMIPNAAAQVADRIGVRAAPAFDLNAACAGFCYALATASDLVRAGTARHVLVIGAEKLTDWVNPTDRSTAIIFADGAGAAVVGPADEAGIGPVAWGSAGDLVDMIHVADRSSFIFQEGQSVFRWATTQIAPIALRAVELAGIDVSEVDVFVPHQANLRIIEAIAKRLRAKGAREDLVIARDIVDSGNTSSASIPLALDHMRAAGEVRSGDVALLVGFGAGLSYAGQVVRLP, from the coding sequence ATGACTTCCCTCGCGGCGCACACCGGCACCGCCGGCACGCGCATCCTCGGGCTGGGCAGCTACCAGCCCGAGACGATCGTCAGCAACCACGACCTCGCGCAGACGATGGACACCTCGGACGAGTGGATCCGGGAGCGCGTCGGCATCGTCAACCGCCGGTTCGCCAAGCCCGACGAGAAGCTCGTCGACATGGCGATCGAGGCGGGCGCGAAGGCCGTCGCCGACGCCGGGCTCACGCCGTCGGAGATCGACGCCGTGCTGGTCGCGACCTGCACCATGCCGTCGATGATCCCGAACGCGGCGGCGCAGGTCGCCGACCGGATCGGCGTGCGCGCCGCGCCCGCGTTCGACCTGAACGCGGCCTGCGCGGGCTTCTGCTACGCCCTGGCCACGGCCTCCGACCTGGTCCGCGCGGGCACCGCGCGGCACGTGCTGGTGATCGGCGCGGAGAAGCTCACCGACTGGGTGAACCCGACGGACCGGTCGACCGCGATCATCTTCGCCGACGGCGCGGGCGCGGCGGTCGTCGGGCCGGCGGACGAGGCGGGCATCGGGCCGGTCGCCTGGGGCAGCGCGGGAGACCTGGTGGACATGATCCACGTGGCCGACCGCAGCTCGTTCATCTTCCAGGAGGGCCAGTCGGTCTTCCGCTGGGCGACCACGCAGATCGCGCCCATCGCGCTGCGGGCGGTGGAACTGGCCGGCATCGACGTGTCCGAGGTGGACGTGTTCGTGCCGCACCAGGCGAACCTGCGGATCATCGAGGCGATCGCGAAGCGGTTGCGCGCCAAGGGCGCCCGCGAGGACCTCGTGATCGCCCGTGACATCGTGGACTCCGGCAACACGTCGTCGGCCTCCATCCCGCTCGCGCTGGACCACATGCGCGCCGCGGGCGAGGTCCGCAGCGGCGACGTGGCGCTGCTCGTCGGCTTCGGCGCCGGCCTGTCCTACGCGGGACAGGTCGTCCGACTGCCGTGA
- a CDS encoding beta-ketoacyl-[acyl-carrier-protein] synthase family protein has product MTTDNDVVVTGLGATTPLGGDVATTWDALLAGRSGVRPLVGEWAEKFELPVRIAAQLAVEPTEILPRVEARRLDRCEQVAVVAARQAWADSGLGEGGVDPERLGVVIGTGIGGAMTLLEQDDLIETAGLRKVSPLTVPMLMPNGPAAHVGLDLKARAGVHAPVSACASGAEGLAWAWRMLRAGEADVVVAGGAEACITTITMAGFIQARTMSTRNDDPERASRPFDVNRDGFVLGEGAGIMVLERAEFARARGARVYGRLAGIGTSSDGHHITAADPEGIGQSRAIAAALRSAGVDPSDVGHVNCHATSTQVGDVIEPQAVRRAIGDHPLLTAPKGNHGHLLGASGAVEAITTLLSVRDGVVPPTLNLVDQDPRVQLEVVTGEPRKVDLVAAVNNSFGFGGHNVSLVFTNA; this is encoded by the coding sequence ATGACCACTGACAACGACGTCGTCGTCACCGGGCTGGGTGCCACCACCCCGCTCGGTGGCGACGTCGCCACCACCTGGGACGCGCTGCTCGCCGGCCGCAGCGGCGTCCGGCCGCTGGTGGGCGAGTGGGCGGAGAAGTTCGAGCTGCCGGTGCGCATCGCCGCGCAGCTCGCGGTCGAGCCGACCGAGATCCTGCCCCGCGTCGAGGCGCGCCGGTTGGACCGCTGCGAGCAGGTCGCGGTCGTCGCCGCCCGGCAGGCGTGGGCGGACTCCGGCCTCGGCGAGGGCGGTGTCGACCCGGAGCGGCTCGGCGTCGTCATCGGCACGGGCATCGGCGGCGCGATGACGCTGCTGGAGCAGGACGACCTGATCGAGACCGCCGGCCTGCGCAAGGTGTCGCCGCTGACCGTGCCGATGCTCATGCCCAACGGCCCGGCCGCGCACGTCGGCCTGGACCTCAAGGCGCGGGCGGGCGTGCACGCGCCGGTGTCGGCCTGCGCGTCCGGCGCGGAGGGCCTGGCGTGGGCGTGGCGGATGCTGCGCGCGGGCGAGGCCGACGTGGTCGTGGCGGGCGGCGCGGAGGCGTGCATCACCACGATCACGATGGCGGGCTTCATCCAGGCCCGGACCATGAGCACCCGCAACGACGACCCGGAGCGCGCCTCGCGCCCGTTCGACGTCAACCGGGACGGTTTCGTGCTCGGCGAGGGCGCCGGGATCATGGTGCTGGAGCGGGCGGAGTTCGCCCGCGCGCGCGGCGCCCGCGTCTACGGCAGGCTCGCCGGCATCGGCACCAGCTCGGACGGCCACCACATCACGGCGGCCGACCCGGAGGGCATCGGCCAGTCGCGGGCCATCGCGGCGGCGCTGCGCAGCGCCGGTGTCGACCCCTCCGACGTGGGCCACGTCAACTGCCACGCGACGTCCACCCAGGTGGGCGACGTGATCGAGCCGCAGGCCGTGCGGCGCGCGATCGGCGACCACCCGCTGCTGACCGCGCCCAAGGGCAACCACGGCCACCTGCTGGGCGCGTCCGGCGCGGTGGAGGCGATCACCACGCTGCTCTCGGTGCGCGACGGCGTCGTGCCGCCGACCCTGAACCTGGTCGACCAGGACCCGAGGGTGCAGCTGGAGGTCGTCACCGGCGAGCCGCGCAAGGTGGACCTGGTGGCGGCGGTGAACAACTCGTTCGGGTTCGGCGGGCACAACGTGTCGCTGGTCTTCACCAACGCCTGA
- a CDS encoding ACP S-malonyltransferase, with protein sequence MFSEQVIALLAPGQGSQTPGMLAPWLDVEGAEQRVAAWSDATGLDLKRLGTSAEAEEIKDTAVTQPLVVALALLAHEALRQRVDLPADTVVAGHSVGELAAAAIAGVLSADDAVALAAVRGAEMAAACALEPTGMVAVLGGAEDAVLARLDDLGLVGANRNGAGQIVAAGRLDALDKLVEDPPERAKVRRLQVAGAFHTGYMAPAEEALRARAAGITVADPTLPLLSNADGAEVTSGPEVLDRLISQVTRPVRWDSCQATLGARAVSAVVELPPAGALTGLAKRELKGTPTLALKTPDQLDQVVALLAEVSA encoded by the coding sequence GTGTTCAGTGAGCAGGTGATCGCGCTCCTCGCCCCCGGACAGGGGTCTCAGACACCCGGCATGCTGGCGCCCTGGCTCGACGTCGAGGGGGCCGAGCAGCGGGTGGCGGCGTGGTCGGACGCGACGGGGCTCGACCTGAAGCGGCTGGGCACCTCGGCCGAGGCCGAGGAGATCAAGGACACCGCCGTCACGCAGCCGCTGGTCGTGGCGCTCGCGCTGCTGGCGCACGAGGCGCTGCGGCAGCGGGTCGACCTGCCCGCGGACACCGTCGTGGCCGGTCACTCCGTCGGCGAGCTGGCCGCCGCCGCGATCGCGGGCGTGCTCTCCGCCGACGACGCCGTGGCGCTGGCCGCCGTGCGCGGCGCCGAGATGGCCGCCGCGTGCGCGCTGGAGCCGACCGGGATGGTGGCCGTGCTCGGCGGCGCGGAGGACGCCGTGCTGGCCCGGCTCGACGACCTCGGGCTGGTCGGCGCGAACCGCAACGGCGCGGGGCAGATCGTCGCCGCCGGTCGGTTGGACGCGCTGGACAAGCTGGTCGAGGACCCGCCCGAGCGGGCGAAGGTCCGCAGGCTCCAGGTCGCGGGCGCGTTCCACACCGGGTACATGGCGCCCGCCGAGGAGGCGTTGCGCGCCCGTGCCGCCGGGATCACCGTGGCCGACCCCACGCTGCCCCTGCTGTCCAACGCCGACGGCGCCGAGGTGACCTCCGGCCCCGAGGTGCTGGACCGACTCATCTCCCAGGTGACCCGCCCCGTGCGGTGGGACTCCTGCCAGGCGACGCTGGGCGCGCGCGCCGTGTCCGCGGTGGTGGAACTGCCGCCCGCGGGCGCGTTGACGGGCCTGGCCAAGCGCGAACTGAAGGGCACCCCCACGTTGGCTCTCAAGACCCCCGACCAGCTCGACCAGGTCGTGGCGCTGCTCGCGGAGGTCTCCGCATGA
- a CDS encoding acyl carrier protein: protein MSNEDIQKGLAEIVEEVAGVEAADVTVDKSFVDDLDIDSLSMVEIAVQAEDKFGVKIPDDELANLKTVGDAVNYIASNA, encoded by the coding sequence GTGAGCAACGAGGACATCCAGAAGGGGCTTGCCGAGATCGTCGAGGAGGTCGCCGGCGTCGAGGCGGCCGACGTGACGGTCGACAAGTCCTTTGTGGACGACCTGGACATCGACTCGCTGTCCATGGTGGAGATCGCCGTGCAGGCCGAGGACAAGTTCGGCGTCAAGATCCCCGACGACGAGCTGGCCAACCTCAAGACCGTGGGCGATGCGGTCAACTACATCGCCAGCAACGCATGA
- a CDS encoding alpha/beta hydrolase, protein MRRILSVGLATTLLLSTAAAPTFGTSGSPPSVDPLAPFTGQQLTWKACHDGLECADLVLPLDYTRPAADRISLHISRRKATDPARRRGILVLNPGGPGGSGITMPKFLAKSAAAAVYDLIGFDPRGVGGSTELNCRTGPGFAVADTRPIDADFPKWAAEARAAEDACQRAGGGIRPHVNTPNTARDMDVVRAVLGEEKLNYLGYSYGTYLGAVYGSLFPDRLDRNVLDSAVHPEWVWREQFRAQAVAYRRNVEQWADWVAARNDRFGLGTTAKEVLGVVERIAARLAEHPVGEQTRTAFDAAVGVGARYRPLWSEIAATVQQLKGDPAATAESGLVMARAARKELRSGVFDTVTCEADWPTDVQTYFEDMRVFRERYPYGFGVARAAPTTCTFRSFTPPEPPVELRRDGYPIGVVVQAEGDTQTQYESGPAMASRLGHSLITVRDEGRHGIYGGANKCVNAAVDRYLVDGVLPDSSSACPGDPRPVTDKPPSAAFVQSYLDGRGIAAWTERF, encoded by the coding sequence ATGCGCAGAATCCTGTCGGTCGGTTTGGCGACGACGCTGTTGTTGTCGACGGCGGCGGCACCTACCTTCGGCACGTCCGGCTCACCACCGTCCGTCGACCCGCTGGCACCCTTCACCGGCCAACAACTCACCTGGAAAGCCTGCCACGACGGTCTCGAGTGCGCGGACCTCGTCCTGCCGCTGGACTACACCCGCCCCGCGGCCGACCGGATATCGCTGCACATCAGCCGCCGGAAGGCCACCGACCCGGCCCGCCGCCGCGGCATCCTCGTCCTCAACCCCGGAGGCCCCGGCGGCTCCGGGATCACCATGCCCAAGTTCCTGGCGAAGTCCGCCGCCGCCGCCGTCTACGACCTGATCGGGTTCGACCCCAGGGGCGTGGGCGGGTCGACCGAGCTGAACTGCCGCACCGGTCCCGGCTTCGCGGTCGCCGACACCCGGCCGATCGACGCGGACTTCCCGAAGTGGGCCGCCGAGGCCCGCGCGGCCGAGGACGCCTGCCAACGCGCGGGCGGCGGCATCCGGCCGCACGTCAACACCCCGAACACCGCCCGCGACATGGACGTCGTGCGCGCCGTGCTCGGCGAGGAGAAGCTGAACTACCTGGGCTACTCCTACGGCACCTACCTGGGCGCGGTGTACGGCAGCCTCTTCCCGGACCGCCTCGACCGCAACGTGCTCGACTCCGCCGTGCACCCCGAGTGGGTGTGGCGCGAGCAGTTCCGCGCGCAGGCCGTCGCCTACCGGCGCAACGTCGAGCAGTGGGCCGACTGGGTCGCCGCCCGCAACGACCGGTTCGGGCTCGGCACGACGGCCAAGGAGGTGCTGGGCGTGGTGGAGCGGATCGCGGCGCGCCTGGCGGAGCACCCGGTCGGCGAGCAGACCCGGACGGCGTTCGACGCGGCGGTCGGCGTCGGCGCGCGCTACCGCCCGCTGTGGTCGGAGATCGCGGCCACCGTCCAGCAGCTCAAGGGCGACCCGGCCGCCACCGCCGAGTCGGGGCTGGTGATGGCGCGGGCGGCCAGGAAGGAGCTGCGCTCGGGCGTGTTCGACACCGTGACGTGCGAGGCGGACTGGCCGACCGACGTGCAGACCTACTTCGAGGACATGCGGGTGTTCCGCGAGCGCTACCCGTACGGGTTCGGCGTGGCCCGCGCCGCGCCGACGACGTGCACCTTCCGCTCGTTCACGCCGCCCGAGCCGCCGGTGGAGCTGCGCCGGGACGGTTACCCGATCGGTGTCGTCGTGCAGGCCGAGGGCGACACCCAGACCCAGTACGAGAGCGGGCCGGCGATGGCGTCGCGCCTGGGCCACAGCCTGATCACCGTCCGGGACGAGGGCAGGCACGGCATCTACGGCGGCGCCAACAAGTGCGTCAACGCGGCCGTGGACCGCTACCTGGTGGACGGCGTGCTGCCGGACAGCAGCTCGGCCTGTCCGGGCGACCCGCGGCCGGTGACCGACAAGCCGCCCTCGGCCGCCTTCGTGCAGTCCTATCTGGACGGTCGCGGGATCGCGGCCTGGACCGAGCGCTTCTAG
- a CDS encoding SapB/AmfS family lanthipeptide: protein MEFILDLQDLETPEVQANAMASGGSSGGGGGSTTASNASLLLPCSHSTVSLVLC from the coding sequence ATGGAGTTCATCCTCGACCTGCAGGACCTCGAAACCCCCGAGGTCCAGGCCAACGCGATGGCGAGCGGCGGCAGCAGCGGCGGCGGTGGCGGCAGCACGACCGCCTCCAACGCGTCCCTGCTGCTGCCCTGCAGCCACTCCACCGTGAGCCTCGTCCTCTGCTGA
- a CDS encoding ABC transporter ATP-binding protein translates to MLLRSVVLRDPRWLLLALNALLATAAGLLLPTALADAVDAVLSGRPTGATVLWLVGLAGVEVVGDAIGVVLAAAITARGTAWLRRRLTARLLDLGHPGRFEAGDAVSRLTGDSAIAGGYAVLLVNLGITVTTACGAVVALALLDWRLAVVFLVSVPPALLLVRSHLKLTAEDVATYQEVSGELSARLLDAVGGLRTIAASGRADQEAARVLRPLPRLAAAGVGMWRTQARMIWRAGLLLPTVELAVLTAAGFGVVAGRLSVGDVLAALGYAGLGLAVVGQATVLTAVQRARASAARIDEVLTATAPDAAEPATAPAGSVELRGVSVPDALHEVDLVVPPGTFLAVVGRSGAGKSALAAVLGGLTAPASGEVLRGGSVGYAFERPALLGATVADAVGYGTSADRERVVAACRAAQVHDVVVRLPDGYDTPVADTPLSGGEAQRLGLARAVVRDPGVLVLDDATASLDTVTESTVEDALASALPGRTRVVVTHRAATARRADLVVWLEDGRVRAVAPHRALWDDADYRAVFG, encoded by the coding sequence ATGCTGCTGAGATCGGTCGTCCTCCGCGACCCGCGCTGGCTGCTGCTGGCGCTCAACGCGCTGCTGGCCACCGCCGCGGGCCTGCTGCTGCCGACCGCGCTGGCCGACGCCGTGGACGCCGTCCTGTCCGGGCGGCCGACCGGCGCGACCGTGCTGTGGCTGGTCGGCCTGGCGGGCGTGGAGGTGGTGGGCGACGCGATCGGCGTCGTCCTGGCGGCGGCGATCACCGCGCGCGGCACGGCGTGGCTGCGCCGCCGGCTGACCGCCCGCCTGCTGGACCTCGGCCACCCCGGCCGGTTCGAGGCCGGTGACGCGGTGAGCAGGCTGACCGGCGACAGCGCCATCGCGGGCGGGTACGCCGTGCTGCTGGTGAACCTCGGCATCACGGTGACGACGGCGTGCGGCGCGGTGGTGGCGCTGGCGCTGCTGGACTGGCGGCTCGCGGTGGTGTTCCTGGTGAGCGTGCCGCCCGCGCTGCTGCTCGTGCGCTCGCACCTGAAGCTGACCGCCGAGGACGTGGCCACCTACCAGGAGGTCTCCGGCGAGCTGTCCGCGCGGCTGCTGGACGCGGTCGGCGGGCTGCGCACCATCGCGGCGTCCGGCCGCGCCGACCAGGAGGCCGCGCGGGTGCTGCGGCCACTGCCCCGGCTCGCGGCGGCGGGCGTCGGCATGTGGCGCACCCAGGCGCGGATGATCTGGCGCGCCGGGCTGCTGCTGCCCACCGTGGAGCTGGCCGTGCTGACCGCCGCCGGGTTCGGCGTGGTCGCGGGCAGGCTGAGCGTCGGTGACGTGCTGGCGGCGCTCGGCTACGCGGGGCTCGGCCTGGCCGTGGTCGGCCAGGCGACCGTGCTGACGGCCGTGCAGCGGGCGCGGGCGTCGGCCGCGCGGATCGACGAGGTGCTGACGGCCACCGCGCCGGACGCCGCCGAACCGGCCACCGCGCCGGCCGGTTCGGTGGAGCTGCGCGGCGTGTCGGTGCCGGACGCCCTGCACGAGGTGGACCTGGTGGTGCCACCCGGGACGTTCCTGGCCGTGGTCGGGCGGTCCGGCGCGGGCAAGTCGGCGCTGGCGGCCGTGCTCGGCGGGCTGACCGCGCCCGCGTCCGGCGAGGTGCTGCGCGGCGGGTCGGTCGGGTACGCGTTCGAGCGGCCCGCGCTGCTCGGCGCGACCGTCGCGGACGCCGTCGGCTACGGCACGTCCGCCGACCGGGAGCGGGTGGTGGCCGCGTGCCGCGCCGCGCAGGTGCACGACGTGGTGGTGCGGCTGCCCGACGGCTACGACACGCCGGTGGCCGACACGCCGCTGTCCGGTGGCGAGGCGCAGCGCCTCGGGCTGGCCCGCGCCGTGGTGCGCGACCCCGGCGTGCTCGTGCTGGACGACGCGACGGCCAGCCTCGACACCGTCACCGAGTCCACCGTGGAGGACGCCCTGGCCTCGGCGCTGCCCGGCCGCACCAGGGTCGTCGTGACGCACCGGGCGGCGACGGCGCGGCGGGCGGACCTCGTGGTGTGGCTGGAGGACGGCCGGGTGCGGGCGGTGGCGCCGCACCGGGCGCTGTGGGACGACGCGGACTACCGGGCGGTGTTCGGCTGA